The following proteins are co-located in the Apium graveolens cultivar Ventura chromosome 5, ASM990537v1, whole genome shotgun sequence genome:
- the LOC141659371 gene encoding E3 ubiquitin-protein ligase KEG-like isoform X2 — MGVLKKWRVLKWPTLFMYKRDPHEHPDISEGCLNILMDKCSGPVLTKMQRNGGRLTLDQILRMQTAILVLISSGVAFLMAKTNSAPVTSLYFHPNNGDLIYSCDSLDEIR, encoded by the exons ATGGGTGTGCTGAAGAAATGGAGGGTCTTGAAATGGCCTACGCTTTTTATGTACAAGCGAGATCCTCACGAGCATCCCGACATT AGTGAGGGGTGTTTAAATATTTTGATGGATAAATGTAGTGGTCCGGTTCTTACGAAGATGCAGAGAAATGGAGGGAGACTTACTCTTGATCAAATCTTGAG GATGCAAACGGCCATCCTCGTCCTGATTTCTTCTGGTGTTGCTTTCCTGATGGCAAAGAC GAACTCTGCCCCTGTGACGTCGCTTTATTTTCATCCAAACAATGGAGATCTCATATACTCTTGTGATAGCCTTGATGAGATTCGATAG